In one Epinephelus moara isolate mb chromosome 6, YSFRI_EMoa_1.0, whole genome shotgun sequence genomic region, the following are encoded:
- the si:ch73-54f23.4 gene encoding zinc-binding protein A33, translating to MYRNHTKDTNNNCNKNLLNDHKEKLIQAIKRIKHEVDVCREAERETFIESLDVENSFDALEREIRAEFQNLHRFLDEEEYNDLERMRKERQKQVKQLKEREKKIAAQGRDLERAITVLNSKLTEDDSPKLLREIQDLTKRSQVRFVPPAEVDTEVRSGQFVGPIQYRIWKHMKSCLYPNITSMTFDPETAHPNLSMSQSCTSVWFDEDKDTSDCQPNPQRFHYYYCVLGHQSFTTGRHYWEVEVGHKTAWRLGVARADVQRGEMDATGTSSGLWTLALKGGSVFACTDPKPTKVTVSVHLVRIGVFLDCEKEEVSFYNAVTMAPLYTFTMETVEVPLFPFYNPCDTDEGRNTAALKIFKPSL from the exons ATGTACCGAAATCACACCAAAGACACCAACAACAACTGCaacaaaaacctcctgaatgatCACAAG gaaAAGCTTATCCAGGCTATTAAAAGAATCAAGCACGAGGTAGATGTGTGCAGAGAAGCAGAAAGAGAGACGTTCATAGAGTCATTGGATGTAGAG AACAGTTTTGATGCCCTGGAACGAGAAATCAGAGCTGAGTTTCAGAACCTGCATCGTTTCCTGGATGAGGAGGAGTATAATGACCTTGAACGAATgaggaaggagagacagaaacaagtgAAGCAgctgaaggagagagagaagaagataGCAGCGCAAGGGAGAGACCTGGAGAGAGCAATCACGGTGCTCAACAGCAAACTGACCGAGGACGACAGCCCGAAACTGCTCAGA GAAATTCAAGATCTCACTAAAAG GTCTCAGGTCCGCTTTGTTCCTCCAGCGGAGGTGGACACTGAAGTGCGCTCTGGCCAGTTTGTGGGGCCCATACAGTACAGGATATGGAAGCACATGAAAAGCTGCCTTTACCCAA ATATTACatcaatgacctttgaccctgagACAGCCCACCCTAATCTGTCCATGTCCCAGTCTTGCACCTCAGTATGGTTTGATGAGGATAAAGACACCAGTGACTGCCAACCAAACCCACAACGGTTccattattattactgtgtGCTCGGCCATCAGAGCTTCACCACAGGCCGACActactgggaggtggaggtgggacATAAGACAGCATGGAGGTTGGGTGTGGCGCGAGCAGATGTCCAAAGAGGGGAGATGGATGCTACTGGCACTTCCAGTGGCCTCTGGACGCTGGCCCTGAAGGGTGGATCTGTCTTTGCCTGCACCGACCCGAAGCCCACCAAGGTCACCGTATCTGTACATCTTGTCCGAATCGGTGTGTTTTTAGACTGCGAAAAGGAGGAGGTATCTTTCTACAATGCTGTTACCATGGCACCACTCTACACCTTCACTATGGAAACAGTTGAGGTTCCTCTGTTCCCCTTCTATAATCCGTGTGACACAGATGAGGGGAGGAACACAGCAGCACTAAAGATCTTTAAACCTTCACTATGA